Proteins from a genomic interval of Synechococcus sp. A15-28:
- a CDS encoding esterase-like activity of phytase family protein: MELPLPCPLEAGWELVRTIKLPRTLADGRPLGGFSAAAYQRNEDRLWLLSDAPVGHLVPWGGLAQWLEGQRDTLWPGRRVLLRGGDGQPLPETFDGEGLVIEGRQAWIASEGRRSNDRRARLIQIDLGSGRLQQELPLPQAWRATPGQGLGSNKGPESLTALGPGDLLLAAEAPLAQHQAGDGISLMRRRSGDEIRSAGALDGGDIGRHNGLTELLALPTHKQLLGLRRGFTPPDQWTARLQLFALPEPGGAPVQPIIGWDLLEAGLPPDNWEAIALGPVLSDGRHTLVLASDDNFNPLQSNWIVVLSPRRTTACTD; this comes from the coding sequence ATGGAGCTGCCGTTGCCCTGTCCGCTCGAGGCCGGCTGGGAGCTGGTGCGAACGATCAAGCTGCCCCGAACGCTTGCCGATGGCCGTCCTCTGGGTGGGTTCTCGGCGGCGGCCTATCAGCGGAACGAAGACCGTCTCTGGTTGCTCAGCGATGCGCCTGTCGGGCATTTGGTGCCCTGGGGGGGATTGGCTCAATGGCTCGAGGGCCAACGCGACACGCTCTGGCCAGGCCGCAGAGTGCTGCTGAGGGGTGGCGACGGGCAGCCCCTGCCTGAGACCTTTGATGGAGAAGGGTTGGTGATCGAGGGCCGGCAAGCCTGGATTGCCAGTGAGGGGCGCCGCTCGAATGACCGTCGCGCTCGGCTGATTCAGATCGATCTCGGCAGCGGTCGGCTGCAGCAGGAGCTGCCGTTGCCCCAGGCCTGGCGGGCCACCCCTGGCCAGGGTCTTGGCTCCAACAAAGGTCCGGAATCGCTGACGGCCCTTGGCCCCGGCGATTTGCTGCTGGCGGCGGAGGCGCCGTTGGCGCAGCACCAAGCCGGGGATGGGATCAGCCTGATGAGACGCCGTTCCGGCGACGAGATTCGCTCGGCTGGGGCCCTGGATGGAGGGGACATCGGCCGCCACAACGGACTGACGGAACTGCTGGCCCTGCCAACCCATAAGCAGCTGCTGGGCCTGCGGCGGGGGTTTACGCCCCCTGATCAATGGACGGCCAGGCTTCAGCTGTTTGCCTTGCCTGAACCCGGGGGGGCTCCGGTGCAGCCGATCATTGGCTGGGATCTGCTGGAGGCCGGTCTGCCGCCGGACAACTGGGAGGCCATAGCGCTGGGGCCCGTGCTGTCGGATGGACGACACACCCTGGTGTTAGCCAGCGATGACAACTTCAATCCGCTTCAGTCAAACTGGATTGTGGTGCTGAGTCCACGTCGCACCACCGCCTGCACCGATTGA
- a CDS encoding lysylphosphatidylglycerol synthase domain-containing protein yields the protein MVIRSLLKPKLWITLASLAFIAVALLHQGQELRQINLEPRGWWLLLLGLGLTWLSILINGLAWRVLLDWLGQRPHGLALVPLFVRSNLLKYLPGGIWHLVERVRVLRPAMGAGPALAGVILDPLLIVAAASLLLMAGGWQNGLLLLAPIPSLVLLLTRLREPVLRRLERSKAAQLQTADSGALPVDGSGRGGAPWLPLTAQVVFVLVRFAGFACCLAAFDLTTPAAAQWLAGFALAYAAGLVVPGAPGGLGVFEATLLLRLGASVDEASLLAVVLSYRVISTVADLLAAAVLAADQALMQRLRPAR from the coding sequence GTGGTGATCCGATCCCTGCTCAAGCCGAAGCTGTGGATCACCCTGGCCAGCCTGGCCTTCATCGCTGTGGCCCTGTTGCATCAGGGGCAGGAGCTGCGGCAGATCAACCTCGAACCAAGGGGCTGGTGGCTGCTGCTGCTGGGCCTTGGCCTGACCTGGCTCAGCATCCTGATCAACGGGCTGGCCTGGCGGGTGCTTCTTGATTGGCTGGGACAGCGGCCGCATGGCCTGGCACTGGTGCCGTTGTTCGTGCGCAGCAATCTGCTCAAGTACCTGCCAGGGGGCATCTGGCACCTGGTGGAACGGGTGCGTGTGCTGCGACCAGCCATGGGGGCAGGGCCCGCTCTGGCGGGGGTGATCCTCGATCCCCTGCTGATCGTGGCAGCAGCCTCGCTGCTGCTCATGGCGGGGGGATGGCAGAACGGTCTGCTGCTGCTGGCACCGATCCCGTCGCTGGTGTTGCTGCTGACGCGCCTGCGGGAGCCTGTGCTGCGGCGACTGGAACGCTCCAAGGCCGCTCAGCTGCAGACGGCGGACAGCGGTGCTCTGCCGGTGGACGGCAGCGGCCGCGGCGGTGCCCCCTGGCTGCCCCTGACTGCCCAGGTGGTGTTTGTGCTGGTCCGATTCGCCGGATTCGCCTGCTGCCTGGCGGCCTTTGATCTCACCACTCCAGCGGCTGCCCAGTGGCTGGCTGGTTTTGCCCTGGCCTATGCGGCGGGATTGGTGGTGCCTGGAGCGCCCGGGGGACTGGGGGTGTTTGAAGCCACGCTTCTGCTGCGCCTGGGGGCCAGCGTGGATGAGGCCTCCCTGTTGGCGGTGGTGCTGAGCTACCGGGTGATCTCCACCGTGGCGGACCTGTTGGCGGCTGCTGTGCTTGCTGCCGATCAGGCCCTGATGCAACGGTTGCGTCCTGCGCGCTGA
- the larC gene encoding nickel pincer cofactor biosynthesis protein LarC, translating into MTLAATAGSLHIDCPTGLAGDMLLAGLLDLGVPRDVIEAPLAQLGLKDLVRLDLEETRSGGLRGRRLSVVGLEPDPPHRHWAEIRMQLERSSLEPRLQQTVMAVFTALAEAEATVHGQPPESVHFHEVGAIDSIVDVVGVCAAIHHLAPQRISCDPPPAGRGSVNTAHGLLPVPVPAVLELARAHQVPLRQDPSLPEGELTTPTGLALVSVLAESFTAPPLFTPSAIGIGLGHRQLDRPNLVRICLGQGESSTPELEPRWQPLVVQEAWIDDASAEDIAWLLDRLRQGGAVDVACQSLQMKKGRVGVAVTALVSTEQAQTLRRIWFEAGPSIGLRERQQGRWLLPRRAGMLATPWGALKAKQVQRPDGRCTVKPEADALQQLSQTSGCSIADLRAAAQVASFESEEPWTW; encoded by the coding sequence ATGACGCTGGCCGCGACCGCTGGATCGCTCCACATCGACTGTCCGACCGGATTGGCGGGAGACATGTTGTTGGCGGGTCTGCTCGACCTTGGGGTTCCCAGGGATGTGATCGAAGCTCCTCTGGCTCAGCTCGGCCTGAAGGATCTGGTGCGCCTGGATCTGGAGGAGACCCGCAGCGGTGGCCTGCGGGGGCGCCGCCTCAGCGTTGTGGGCCTGGAGCCCGATCCGCCGCACCGCCACTGGGCTGAGATTCGGATGCAGCTGGAGAGGTCCTCCCTGGAGCCCCGGCTCCAGCAGACGGTGATGGCGGTGTTCACGGCTTTGGCTGAAGCGGAGGCCACGGTCCATGGCCAACCTCCTGAGTCCGTCCACTTCCACGAAGTGGGGGCCATCGACTCCATCGTGGATGTGGTGGGGGTCTGCGCAGCCATCCATCACCTGGCTCCGCAGCGGATCAGCTGCGACCCACCGCCCGCGGGCAGAGGCAGCGTCAACACAGCCCATGGTCTGTTGCCGGTACCGGTGCCGGCGGTGCTCGAGTTGGCCCGTGCCCATCAGGTTCCGTTGCGACAGGACCCCTCGCTGCCCGAGGGGGAGCTCACCACACCAACCGGTCTGGCGCTGGTGTCCGTTCTGGCCGAGAGCTTTACAGCACCACCGCTGTTCACCCCTTCTGCCATCGGCATCGGCCTGGGACACCGTCAGCTGGATCGCCCCAACCTGGTGAGGATCTGCCTGGGCCAGGGGGAGAGTTCCACCCCAGAGCTCGAGCCTCGTTGGCAGCCGCTGGTGGTGCAGGAGGCCTGGATCGATGATGCCTCTGCCGAAGACATCGCCTGGCTGCTGGATCGATTGCGCCAGGGCGGTGCCGTGGATGTGGCCTGTCAATCCCTGCAGATGAAGAAGGGCCGAGTCGGGGTTGCCGTCACGGCCCTGGTGAGCACCGAGCAGGCCCAGACGCTCCGGCGGATCTGGTTCGAGGCCGGTCCCAGCATCGGCTTGCGGGAGCGGCAACAGGGCCGATGGCTGCTTCCCCGTCGTGCCGGCATGCTCGCCACGCCGTGGGGTGCGCTGAAGGCCAAGCAGGTCCAACGTCCGGATGGTCGTTGCACGGTCAAACCGGAAGCTGATGCGCTGCAGCAGCTCAGCCAGACCAGCGGTTGTTCCATCGCTGATCTGAGGGCTGCAGCCCAGGTGGCCAGCTTCGAGAGCGAGGAACCCTGGACGTGGTGA